The following are from one region of the Bacteroidota bacterium genome:
- a CDS encoding hydroxymethylglutaryl-CoA lyase has product MSNDTLQLVECPRDAMQGLHDFIPTQLKADYINLLLRCGFDTIDFGSFVSPKAIPQLSDTADVLRKLELDNTSSKLLAIVANQRGAEEACAFDEISFLGYPFSISETFQLRNTNATIAQSLSRVEEIQSLCVNSRKELVVYISMAFGNPYGDAWNADIAIHWTQRLAALGIRTIALADTTGVSNPENITYLFSQLIPEFEQVRIGAHLHTTPSSWREKMEAAWNAGCRRFDHAVKGFGGCPMAADELTGNMASENVLSFLHEIQTSTGIDQAKFAEAMRKAVEVFPA; this is encoded by the coding sequence ATGAGTAACGACACACTTCAGCTGGTGGAATGTCCCCGCGATGCCATGCAGGGCCTTCACGATTTTATTCCCACGCAGCTTAAAGCCGATTACATCAACCTGTTGCTGCGCTGTGGTTTTGATACCATCGACTTTGGCAGTTTTGTGTCGCCAAAAGCCATTCCGCAACTCAGTGACACGGCCGATGTGCTGCGCAAACTTGAGCTGGACAACACCTCGTCGAAACTGCTTGCCATTGTGGCCAACCAGCGCGGCGCCGAAGAAGCCTGTGCATTTGATGAAATCAGTTTTCTCGGTTATCCGTTTTCCATTTCCGAAACATTCCAGCTGCGCAATACAAATGCAACCATTGCCCAGTCGCTGAGCCGCGTGGAGGAAATACAATCGCTTTGCGTAAACAGCCGCAAGGAGCTGGTGGTGTATATTTCCATGGCTTTCGGCAATCCTTACGGCGATGCGTGGAATGCGGATATTGCCATACACTGGACACAGCGTCTTGCCGCGTTGGGCATACGCACTATTGCACTGGCCGATACCACCGGTGTGTCTAATCCCGAAAACATTACTTACCTGTTTTCGCAACTCATTCCTGAGTTTGAGCAGGTGCGCATCGGTGCGCATTTGCACACCACACCTTCATCGTGGCGCGAGAAAATGGAAGCCGCATGGAACGCAGGCTGCCGCCGTTTCGATCATGCCGTAAAAGGTTTCGGAGGCTGCCCCATGGCCGCCGACGAACTTACCGGCAACATGGCTTCCGAAAATGTGCTCAGCTTCCTGCACGAAATTCAAACCAGCACCGGTATCGATCAGGCTAAATTTGCCGAAGCCATGCGTAAAGCAGTGGAAGTTTTTCCGGCTTGA
- a CDS encoding PUR family DNA/RNA-binding protein — protein MNDDRHNSYNDSGEIYSKAVKAGKRTYFFDVKSTRGNDYYLTITESKKRFDDSGNFSYEKHKLFLYKEDFDKFVEGLEDIINYIRSRSDYQPPQQYNTHFQGNENHYSNGNGYSNDASMAGSNLNFEDLNNNHNHQG, from the coding sequence ATGAACGACGATCGCCACAATAGTTACAACGACTCGGGCGAAATTTATTCCAAAGCAGTTAAAGCCGGCAAACGCACGTATTTTTTCGACGTGAAATCAACCCGGGGCAACGACTACTACCTCACCATTACCGAGAGCAAGAAGCGGTTTGATGATTCGGGAAATTTCAGTTACGAAAAACACAAACTGTTTCTTTACAAAGAAGATTTCGACAAGTTTGTAGAAGGACTTGAAGACATTATCAACTACATCCGCTCACGCAGCGATTATCAGCCGCCGCAGCAATACAACACTCATTTTCAGGGCAACGAAAACCATTACAGCAATGGTAACGGTTATTCGAACGATGCTTCAATGGCAGGCAGTAACCTGAATTTCGAAGACCTGAACAACAACCACAATCATCAGGGATAG
- a CDS encoding quinone-dependent dihydroorotate dehydrogenase, with protein sequence MYKSLLKPFFFLFDPEKAHHFVFAAIRFIQRIPGVAALTRKLYVVNDPKLATTVFGITFPNPVGLAAGFDKDAKLFDELGAYGFGFVEVGTLTPLAQDGNPKPRMFRLPADGGLINRMGFNNGGAAAAAERLKRRKTNIIIGGNIGKNKVTPNEHAADDYEKCYHTLYPVVDYFVVNVSSPNTPNLRDLQEKEPLTALLRRLKNINAAQSTPKPILLKIAPDLTNGQLDDIISIVRDTAIDGVIATNTTISRAALHTPESRIQEIGAGGLSGKPLTSRATEVIRYLSEQSGRAFPIIGVGGIHTAQDALEKLEAGASLVQVYTGFIYEGPAIARNINRAIAAQRNRK encoded by the coding sequence ATGTACAAATCGCTGCTCAAGCCTTTTTTCTTTCTCTTTGATCCTGAGAAAGCCCACCACTTTGTATTTGCCGCTATCCGCTTTATACAACGCATTCCGGGTGTAGCTGCACTTACACGTAAACTGTATGTGGTAAACGACCCGAAATTAGCCACAACCGTATTCGGCATCACGTTTCCTAACCCGGTGGGGCTGGCAGCCGGTTTCGATAAAGATGCAAAACTGTTTGATGAGCTGGGCGCCTACGGGTTCGGGTTTGTGGAAGTGGGCACGCTTACGCCGCTTGCACAGGACGGCAATCCCAAACCCCGTATGTTTCGTCTTCCGGCCGACGGCGGACTGATAAACCGCATGGGTTTTAACAACGGAGGCGCTGCCGCCGCCGCCGAACGCCTCAAACGCCGCAAAACAAACATCATCATTGGCGGCAACATTGGTAAAAACAAAGTGACACCCAATGAACATGCGGCTGATGATTACGAGAAATGCTACCACACGCTTTATCCGGTGGTTGATTATTTTGTGGTGAACGTAAGTTCGCCCAATACGCCCAACCTGCGCGATTTGCAGGAGAAGGAACCGCTTACGGCGCTGCTTCGTCGCTTAAAAAATATAAACGCCGCACAGTCAACACCCAAGCCCATCCTGCTTAAAATAGCGCCCGACCTCACCAACGGCCAGCTTGATGATATCATCAGCATTGTGCGTGATACAGCGATTGACGGCGTAATTGCCACCAACACCACCATAAGCCGCGCCGCGCTGCATACGCCCGAAAGCCGCATTCAGGAAATCGGCGCAGGCGGACTCAGCGGCAAACCGCTTACCAGCCGCGCCACCGAAGTAATCCGCTACCTGAGCGAGCAATCAGGCCGGGCATTTCCCATTATCGGAGTAGGCGGCATTCACACCGCGCAGGATGCACTCGAAAAACTTGAAGCCGGCGCCAGTCTGGTGCAGGTGTACACCGGCTTTATTTACGAAGGCCCCGCCATTGCCCGAAACATTAACCGCGCCATTGCCGCACAACGCAACCGCAAATGA
- a CDS encoding T9SS type A sorting domain-containing protein, protein MKLRYLLPAFVFPLVLGAQQPDGTPQSLTPVQRLMSQQQVLNGNDTLNRVYSNTACGLNYTQATVRLGQRFTPIGLPQPAPLTITGLPGCAVVDSAYLWFELLGPNPPAPLITLTNPQGNSITVQSQLVGTSIDVCWGMMNTQVYRANVTGIISSNGTYQLSGIPVSAVITPPNADAEGATLLIIYKDPSVSYTGTLHIDDGAATVAGGLLTHTMTGFSACATSTYADAFIMVGDLQFNDIINFGLNAVPFQFNWWNYIEDTTVQISAAQNSFTYSMNSAGDCYTFAVAGLYYQTSCQSCVAVNNPINFTSTVTPATCNNNGAITISNVTGGTGPYTYLWSSTTANTSSISNLAPGSYYLQISGSSGCGGGVFTVPYNGITASISAAPASCGSYLITPSITGGTGPFTYLWSPGNQTSPTLTVSASGTYALTVTDANGCNYTTAPVTVLVNQSVGAALYPTHAYCPSNGSITAYAYGGNAPYTYLWSTGATTSSISQLGPGTYTLTVTDQSGCTYTDTATVLYLGPLNWTNPLPSTLTVSCYSVHQFSVFTNDWNTSYLWPQSGDTSSIFNYVPSGPGVDTVVVMAMNGCDTIYDTTIVTVSTAPPPATTICGVSVIPTTNEYVIGWDNFFNNPGNTYEIYKEVPFNSGNFTLLASQSSSIISTYIDAGSDASVSPERYQVVRVDACGSSAPSSGAHVGVSLSVTPVLPQGNQLNWTAYQGAPLFTQYILRGTSVNNLTYLTSVGASATSFTDTAAGSWVYVVEVIPNTPSCVIVRLASNSPTTQTSLSIRSNVAAPSVTGVNDMQQAASLHISPNPADGLFTLSFEAAGVSRIRVYNVMGQEVYTDQLNTTGNVITPLDLRVLAPGVYMVQLDNGRTVSTARVVIKR, encoded by the coding sequence ATGAAATTACGCTACCTGTTACCTGCTTTTGTCTTTCCGCTTGTGCTTGGTGCCCAACAGCCTGATGGCACACCGCAATCACTCACTCCCGTGCAGCGCCTTATGTCGCAGCAGCAGGTGCTTAACGGCAATGATACACTTAACCGTGTATATTCAAACACGGCCTGCGGGCTTAACTACACGCAGGCAACCGTGCGGCTGGGGCAGCGTTTTACACCCATTGGTCTTCCGCAGCCGGCTCCGCTTACCATAACCGGCCTGCCGGGATGTGCGGTGGTGGATTCAGCCTATCTCTGGTTCGAACTGCTTGGGCCCAATCCGCCCGCACCGCTAATTACGCTTACTAATCCGCAGGGAAATTCAATCACCGTGCAAAGTCAGCTTGTGGGCACGTCTATCGACGTATGCTGGGGCATGATGAACACGCAGGTGTACCGGGCCAACGTAACCGGTATTATTTCCAGCAACGGCACCTATCAGCTAAGCGGCATACCGGTTTCGGCAGTAATTACACCGCCCAATGCGGATGCCGAAGGGGCCACGCTGCTTATTATTTACAAAGATCCATCGGTTTCCTACACCGGCACACTGCACATAGACGATGGGGCAGCCACGGTGGCAGGCGGACTGCTTACACACACCATGACCGGCTTTTCGGCCTGCGCCACCTCTACCTACGCTGATGCGTTTATTATGGTGGGTGATCTGCAGTTTAATGACATCATTAACTTCGGACTCAATGCGGTGCCGTTTCAGTTCAACTGGTGGAACTACATAGAAGACACCACGGTACAAATTTCGGCTGCACAAAATTCGTTTACCTATTCAATGAACTCGGCCGGCGACTGCTACACGTTTGCTGTGGCCGGTTTGTATTACCAGACTTCTTGCCAGAGCTGCGTAGCCGTAAACAACCCGATTAACTTTACGTCAACGGTTACGCCGGCTACCTGCAACAATAATGGTGCTATTACCATCAGCAACGTAACCGGTGGCACAGGGCCTTATACGTATTTGTGGAGTTCAACAACAGCCAATACAAGTTCCATCAGCAACCTTGCGCCCGGTAGTTATTACTTGCAGATAAGCGGCAGCAGCGGTTGCGGCGGCGGTGTGTTTACGGTGCCTTACAACGGTATTACAGCCTCAATAAGTGCTGCGCCTGCTTCGTGCGGTTCTTATCTGATTACACCTTCAATTACAGGTGGAACCGGGCCGTTTACCTATCTCTGGTCGCCGGGCAATCAAACATCCCCCACGCTTACCGTTAGTGCAAGCGGTACGTATGCACTAACGGTTACTGATGCCAACGGTTGCAACTACACTACTGCACCCGTTACTGTGCTTGTCAATCAGTCGGTTGGTGCGGCGTTATATCCAACTCATGCGTATTGTCCTTCCAACGGAAGCATTACTGCGTATGCTTATGGTGGAAATGCGCCTTACACCTATCTCTGGAGCACCGGAGCCACTACTTCATCCATCAGCCAGCTTGGGCCGGGCACCTACACCTTAACGGTTACCGATCAGTCTGGCTGTACATATACGGATACGGCTACTGTACTGTATTTAGGGCCTTTGAACTGGACCAATCCGCTGCCGTCAACCCTTACCGTGTCGTGTTATTCAGTACATCAGTTCAGTGTGTTTACCAACGACTGGAATACATCCTATCTCTGGCCGCAAAGCGGCGATACGAGTTCCATCTTCAACTACGTGCCCTCCGGACCGGGTGTGGATACGGTTGTAGTAATGGCCATGAACGGCTGCGATACCATTTACGACACTACCATTGTAACGGTAAGCACTGCACCGCCGCCAGCCACTACCATTTGCGGAGTAAGTGTAATTCCAACTACCAATGAATATGTAATTGGCTGGGACAATTTTTTCAATAATCCCGGCAATACGTATGAGATTTATAAAGAGGTGCCATTTAACAGCGGCAACTTTACACTGCTGGCCTCACAATCGTCCAGTATAATTTCAACCTATATTGATGCCGGATCGGATGCGAGTGTTTCGCCCGAGCGTTATCAGGTGGTGCGTGTGGATGCCTGCGGAAGTTCTGCACCTTCGTCGGGCGCACACGTGGGTGTGTCGCTTTCGGTAACGCCGGTTTTGCCGCAGGGCAATCAGCTGAACTGGACTGCCTACCAGGGAGCGCCTTTGTTTACGCAGTATATTTTACGCGGCACATCGGTAAACAATCTCACCTATCTTACTTCAGTGGGCGCTTCGGCTACCTCGTTTACCGATACGGCTGCAGGCAGCTGGGTATATGTGGTAGAAGTAATTCCGAATACACCTTCGTGTGTAATTGTTCGTTTGGCATCAAACTCGCCCACCACGCAAACCAGCCTCAGTATCCGCTCCAACGTGGCTGCGCCTTCGGTTACTGGTGTTAATGACATGCAGCAGGCTGCATCGCTGCACATTTCGCCCAACCCGGCCGACGGTTTGTTTACGCTAAGTTTTGAAGCTGCCGGCGTTTCACGTATCCGCGTGTACAACGTAATGGGGCAGGAGGTGTACACCGATCAGCTGAACACCACCGGCAATGTAATCACACCGCTCGATTTGCGTGTGCTGGCTCCCGGTGTGTATATGGTACAGCTTGATAACGGCAGAACAGTATCAACCGCCCGTGTAGTAATTAAACGATAG